From a single Methylacidiphilum kamchatkense Kam1 genomic region:
- the lptB gene encoding LPS export ABC transporter ATP-binding protein: MNTKYSGNSSPSSTNELSKNPNSLYPNTMRSHSLSEALKTFKQKTQLPSAFPSNTSPLPLEQPRQTPSSKSTTQLISKGPSSKGVSSEALIRSVQLVKEYGGRKVVNGVDLVVNKGEIVGLLGPNGAGKTTTFYMLVGLVTPTKGKVFIENEDVTKMPMYKRARKGLGYLPQEESVFRKLTVEENLMAILEFLDISKEERMHRLEELIRDFGLEKVKKTIAMSLSGGEKRRLSIARALTTSPSILLLDEPFSGVDPLAVYDLQQLVLSLKERGVSVLITDHNVRETLSIVDRAYLIYEGKVMSHGTSEFLINDPITRELYLGPRFSM, translated from the coding sequence ATGAATACAAAATATAGTGGCAATAGTTCTCCTTCATCCACCAATGAGCTATCTAAAAATCCAAATAGTCTTTATCCCAATACTATGCGTTCTCATTCCTTGAGTGAAGCCTTAAAAACTTTTAAACAAAAAACTCAACTCCCCTCCGCTTTCCCATCCAATACTTCTCCTTTACCTTTAGAACAACCACGTCAAACTCCCTCTTCCAAGTCCACTACTCAACTGATTTCCAAAGGTCCATCCTCCAAAGGAGTAAGCAGTGAAGCCCTCATTAGATCTGTTCAACTGGTAAAAGAATATGGTGGAAGAAAAGTGGTTAATGGAGTGGATCTTGTTGTTAACAAAGGAGAAATTGTAGGGCTTTTAGGTCCTAATGGGGCAGGGAAAACAACCACCTTTTATATGCTTGTAGGCTTAGTGACGCCGACAAAAGGAAAAGTATTTATTGAAAATGAGGATGTAACAAAAATGCCAATGTATAAGAGAGCGAGAAAAGGATTAGGATACCTTCCTCAAGAAGAATCGGTATTTAGAAAGCTAACGGTAGAAGAAAATCTCATGGCTATTCTTGAATTCCTGGATATTTCCAAGGAAGAAAGAATGCATCGGCTCGAAGAGCTTATTCGTGATTTCGGGTTGGAGAAAGTAAAAAAAACCATAGCGATGTCTTTGAGTGGTGGGGAGAAAAGGAGACTTTCTATAGCAAGAGCATTAACAACCTCCCCTTCGATTTTGCTGCTCGACGAGCCTTTTAGTGGAGTCGATCCACTGGCTGTTTATGATCTGCAACAGCTTGTTTTAAGTTTAAAAGAACGAGGCGTTAGTGTGCTCATAACAGACCACAATGTCAGAGAAACTCTCTCCATCGTTGACCGTGCTTATCTTATATATGAAGGAAAAGTCATGAGCCACGGCACAAGTGAATTTTTAATCAACGATCCAATCACAAGAGAACTCTATCTTGGTCCTCGATTTAGTATGTAA
- a CDS encoding chlorite dismutase family protein produces the protein MNKLKAKEGLFVVHLFFLIDHWKRKSGQVHPNFEVEIGSIVDRIKNEEGFQIATFCMLCHCDIGFMILGPDLHKMQEFEKRLTKTFSLDGWNLHYSFFSMTEKSEYTTTREEFEEELISSGIQPGTEDFLNRISDFEKAMEYYTTVRLYPTLPDYPFFSFYPMRKKRENSQNWYALGFKERKELMKGHAKVGRKYSGRVVQYITGATGLDDWEWAVSLYAKDPYDIKSIVYEMRFDPVSAKFAEFGSFYCGLQMSLNEAIKRVQT, from the coding sequence ATGAATAAATTGAAGGCAAAAGAAGGGCTTTTTGTTGTTCATTTGTTTTTTTTAATTGATCATTGGAAAAGGAAAAGTGGACAGGTTCATCCCAATTTTGAAGTTGAAATCGGTTCTATAGTTGACCGAATTAAAAACGAAGAAGGCTTTCAAATCGCAACGTTTTGTATGCTATGTCATTGTGACATTGGATTCATGATTCTAGGGCCTGATTTACATAAAATGCAGGAGTTTGAAAAAAGGCTTACAAAAACTTTTAGCTTAGATGGTTGGAACCTGCATTATTCTTTTTTTTCGATGACTGAAAAATCCGAATATACTACGACGAGAGAAGAGTTTGAAGAAGAATTAATTTCTTCTGGAATTCAACCTGGAACGGAGGATTTTTTGAACCGAATAAGTGATTTTGAAAAAGCTATGGAGTATTACACCACTGTTCGGCTATATCCTACTTTGCCTGATTATCCCTTTTTCTCGTTTTATCCAATGAGGAAAAAAAGAGAAAACAGTCAAAATTGGTATGCTCTTGGATTTAAAGAAAGGAAGGAGTTGATGAAAGGCCATGCGAAAGTAGGCAGAAAATATAGTGGGAGGGTTGTTCAGTACATCACTGGAGCTACGGGATTGGATGATTGGGAATGGGCGGTAAGCTTATATGCAAAAGATCCATATGATATTAAGTCAATCGTTTATGAAATGCGTTTTGATCCAGTGAGCGCTAAATTTGCAGAGTTCGGTTCGTTTTATTGTGGCTTGCAGATGTCTTTAAATGAAGCAATAAAAAGAGTTCAAACATAA
- a CDS encoding glutaredoxin family protein — protein MKEEKKIILYVKEGCPWCEEAEELLKRFGITYQRIDVLKDRESYKRMVKISGQSRAPTLEWEDEVLADFGGKELLAFFQRKRIKDPTERRA, from the coding sequence ATGAAAGAGGAAAAAAAAATCATCCTTTACGTAAAAGAAGGCTGTCCTTGGTGTGAGGAAGCTGAAGAGCTTTTAAAAAGGTTTGGCATTACTTATCAGCGAATTGACGTCTTAAAAGACAGGGAATCTTACAAGCGGATGGTAAAGATTTCTGGACAATCTAGAGCTCCTACACTGGAATGGGAAGATGAAGTTCTTGCCGATTTTGGAGGAAAAGAACTTTTGGCTTTTTTTCAAAGAAAAAGGATAAAAGACCCAACCGAGAGGCGTGCATAA
- the def gene encoding peptide deformylase: MILNIILYDNPILRIKGKAIEAFDQQLKDLASDMLETMAFYKGVGLAAQQIGKALQFAVVDVSSSKIPSSLLIGGKPVPVEEHMPLFLINPTLKYTRSKEISNEGCLSFPGLRIDVPRSKRVEVNTFDLNGKPRKFEAGGFLAIAIQHEYDHLQGKLFIDYLSAEQRKTIKEDLERIKRGEPILSNKDKE, translated from the coding sequence ATGATCTTAAACATTATACTGTACGATAATCCAATTCTAAGAATAAAAGGAAAGGCGATCGAGGCCTTTGATCAGCAGCTTAAAGATTTAGCCTCTGACATGCTAGAAACCATGGCCTTTTACAAAGGCGTTGGGTTAGCCGCTCAACAGATAGGTAAAGCCCTTCAGTTTGCCGTTGTTGATGTCAGCAGCTCTAAAATTCCTTCTTCCTTGCTTATTGGCGGAAAACCTGTTCCAGTCGAAGAGCATATGCCGCTTTTTCTTATTAATCCTACCTTAAAATACACCCGATCCAAAGAAATAAGCAATGAAGGATGCTTAAGCTTTCCAGGGCTTCGTATTGATGTTCCTCGGTCGAAAAGAGTCGAGGTCAATACCTTTGATCTCAATGGAAAGCCTAGAAAATTTGAAGCCGGTGGTTTTCTTGCCATTGCTATTCAGCACGAATACGATCATTTACAGGGAAAACTTTTTATTGACTATCTTTCAGCGGAACAGAGAAAAACAATCAAAGAAGACCTTGAAAGAATCAAACGAGGAGAACCTATTCTATCCAATAAGGATAAGGAGTAA
- a CDS encoding ExbD/TolR family protein — translation MEFRPRSNRRPLINLVSLIDILSIVLLFFVVTTTFQREEPAVKIDLPKSVRSKPVRSDLPKIIFVTEDKKIFLDNKPVEPEHLGELLKKTITENPDTKIALKASKNAPFEIIIQVMDAVKFAGIPNLPTFTAEEDKTNRN, via the coding sequence ATGGAATTCAGACCTAGAAGTAATCGAAGACCGTTAATTAACTTAGTTTCTTTAATCGACATTCTATCCATTGTGTTGCTCTTTTTTGTCGTAACGACAACTTTTCAAAGAGAAGAACCTGCTGTTAAAATCGATTTACCTAAATCAGTTCGTTCCAAACCAGTAAGATCCGATCTTCCGAAAATTATCTTCGTTACCGAAGACAAAAAAATCTTTCTAGATAATAAACCTGTAGAACCTGAGCATCTCGGAGAATTATTAAAAAAAACAATTACTGAAAATCCCGACACCAAAATTGCCTTAAAAGCAAGTAAAAATGCACCTTTTGAAATAATCATACAAGTCATGGATGCAGTCAAATTTGCAGGAATTCCAAATTTACCTACATTTACTGCAGAAGAAGATAAAACCAACCGGAATTAG
- a CDS encoding MotA/TolQ/ExbB proton channel family protein, translated as MSFAISFNWNQLSSYFAIKNFIEGSGLFIYPVILCSIIGLAIILERSFSLRRSKIIPKKLVKAIEELGWGENPERIEKLCQDQKSTLSRLVYLCLQNMSWSKFENSEALQVKARSEIAQLEKGLVILEIIVGIGPLLGLLGTLSGLITIFGNVGTHGMATQGAAIAHGISEALHTTLAGLGIAVPCLIAHSLFTRKVEAYAVEMENICSELLAKIYTEAPTPEY; from the coding sequence ATGTCGTTTGCCATCTCTTTTAACTGGAACCAACTATCTTCTTATTTTGCCATTAAGAACTTTATCGAAGGAAGTGGTCTATTCATCTATCCAGTCATTCTCTGTTCGATTATTGGACTAGCAATCATTCTTGAAAGATCCTTTTCGTTACGTCGCTCGAAAATTATTCCGAAGAAATTGGTCAAAGCCATTGAAGAGCTTGGCTGGGGAGAAAATCCTGAACGCATAGAAAAACTTTGTCAGGATCAAAAGTCCACTTTAAGTCGACTCGTCTATCTTTGTCTACAAAATATGTCTTGGTCGAAATTCGAGAATTCTGAGGCTCTGCAAGTCAAAGCCCGCTCTGAAATTGCTCAATTGGAAAAAGGATTAGTTATTTTGGAAATTATTGTGGGAATCGGCCCTTTGCTTGGCTTGCTGGGTACCTTATCGGGACTTATAACTATCTTTGGTAATGTCGGAACCCATGGCATGGCAACCCAAGGAGCGGCAATAGCTCATGGAATTTCTGAAGCTCTTCATACTACACTTGCTGGATTAGGAATTGCGGTTCCCTGCTTAATCGCTCACAGTCTTTTTACTAGAAAAGTCGAAGCTTATGCTGTTGAGATGGAAAATATCTGCTCTGAGCTTTTAGCAAAAATTTATACGGAAGCCCCTACCCCTGAATATTGA
- a CDS encoding energy transducer TonB, protein MTKQKSHLRGFLLLSFVIHLAITLFLGSGILKQFFPKSPPPDSPPPTLTMLEMVQPESFIPTEEWQKTDHPDPHALLQSDRSTALRSQEAPQKPDSPLPQLSGDPRSSMSYVDQPASRPSPPRPSGRSTPAQKQAPPTKQFEQENQQNQASSNNEAKIENKSKEETKENHLQKDNQKLTTKSEEATPTEKPSEDNPSKVLEKLLKEINKPSEEFLKKEDPNGDPLMPFQNKTPKEPSKATDKEPSKNATTTSTTSKQTDSSQPKSSSQFSPPPNPPPSPESFEKHRMQISGGRTAELGPVSPSARETELGRYKARLYRAIGSRWYLEVEQSMGLLAIGSVRVRFYVQSDGTISSLQVISEDGITEVLRSISLDSIRLSAPFGPFSEAMKGQIGDGFWEEITFTIY, encoded by the coding sequence GTGACTAAACAAAAATCACATTTAAGAGGTTTCCTTCTCCTTTCTTTTGTTATTCATTTGGCTATTACTTTATTTCTTGGATCTGGAATTTTAAAACAATTTTTTCCAAAAAGTCCTCCTCCTGATTCCCCACCACCCACCTTAACCATGCTTGAAATGGTCCAACCTGAAAGTTTTATTCCTACCGAAGAATGGCAAAAAACAGATCATCCTGATCCCCACGCTCTTCTTCAATCCGATCGTTCCACCGCTTTAAGGAGCCAAGAAGCTCCGCAAAAACCAGATTCTCCTCTTCCTCAACTTTCGGGAGACCCCCGCTCATCGATGAGCTACGTTGATCAGCCTGCGTCAAGGCCTTCACCTCCAAGACCTAGCGGTCGATCTACTCCAGCTCAAAAACAAGCACCTCCCACAAAACAATTTGAACAAGAAAACCAACAGAATCAAGCTTCTTCCAACAATGAAGCTAAAATTGAAAATAAATCCAAGGAAGAAACTAAAGAAAATCACCTTCAGAAAGATAATCAAAAACTGACAACAAAATCTGAAGAGGCAACCCCTACAGAAAAGCCTTCCGAAGACAACCCCTCCAAAGTGCTAGAAAAGCTTCTCAAAGAGATAAACAAACCATCTGAAGAGTTTTTAAAGAAAGAAGATCCAAACGGAGATCCTCTCATGCCCTTTCAGAATAAAACTCCCAAAGAACCATCAAAAGCAACAGACAAGGAACCTTCAAAAAATGCAACCACGACTTCTACTACTTCCAAACAAACGGATTCCAGTCAACCTAAATCTTCTTCCCAATTTAGTCCCCCTCCCAATCCCCCTCCTTCTCCTGAATCCTTTGAAAAGCATAGAATGCAAATCTCAGGAGGACGTACAGCGGAACTAGGCCCTGTTTCTCCCTCTGCACGTGAAACCGAGCTTGGTCGATATAAGGCAAGACTTTATCGTGCGATTGGCTCCAGATGGTACTTAGAAGTAGAACAAAGTATGGGGTTGCTTGCCATTGGCTCTGTTAGAGTTCGGTTTTATGTCCAATCCGATGGTACTATAAGCAGTCTCCAAGTTATCAGTGAAGATGGCATTACTGAAGTTTTAAGATCGATATCTCTTGATTCTATTCGTTTATCGGCACCTTTCGGTCCTTTTTCTGAAGCCATGAAAGGACAGATTGGAGATGGATTTTGGGAAGAAATTACCTTTACCATTTACTAA
- a CDS encoding PUR family DNA/RNA-binding protein — MDGEQKNIKSEKITVERKNFFFDLKENGRGRFLRITEDVRGRRDAIIIPAPGLEEFRKALDSMIDACKDSSNATA; from the coding sequence ATGGATGGCGAGCAAAAAAACATAAAAAGTGAAAAAATTACTGTTGAAAGAAAGAACTTCTTCTTTGATCTAAAAGAAAATGGAAGGGGGAGGTTTCTTCGAATTACTGAAGATGTAAGAGGAAGAAGGGATGCAATTATCATTCCTGCACCTGGATTGGAAGAATTTAGAAAAGCACTCGATTCCATGATCGATGCTTGTAAGGATTCTTCCAATGCAACGGCCTAG
- a CDS encoding polyprenyl synthetase family protein encodes MIENKIARNNEAKMTIFKNNAKPIASKPDIFHNLTNQLKDYLGWIDREILNQAEEFDAGVVPFFRYVLESEGKRIRPLLVLLSAKGSGGIIEDHLYLAVVVEMIHLATLVHDDILDGASMRRGLPSVTSRWGSEISVLLGDSLFAQALKVCCRLHPDIIKSVAHGVCVVCSGEILQTRRRFDWNLLEEEYLKIIQMKTGELFRIPCELAARLNSASQSISEALGRYGQALGSSYQIYDDCLDLFGNEENVGKTLGTDLGGGKLTLPILYLYQQGSEEMKRTIVEIFENGVSEDWEKIQLWIVKEGVLQKTFQTAMNFLEQGKKELDLLPESDEKEYLLDVSNILGKHLAELVNAQSAL; translated from the coding sequence ATGATCGAAAATAAGATCGCCCGCAACAATGAAGCAAAGATGACAATATTTAAAAACAATGCAAAGCCGATTGCATCAAAACCGGATATTTTTCATAATTTGACAAATCAACTCAAAGACTATCTTGGTTGGATAGACAGGGAAATTTTAAACCAAGCGGAAGAATTTGATGCGGGTGTTGTTCCATTCTTTCGCTATGTTTTAGAGAGCGAAGGCAAGAGAATTAGGCCTCTTCTTGTTTTGCTGTCTGCAAAGGGAAGTGGAGGGATAATTGAGGATCATCTTTATCTTGCTGTGGTTGTTGAGATGATCCATTTGGCAACTCTTGTCCATGACGATATCCTTGATGGGGCTTCTATGCGTCGAGGACTGCCTTCGGTGACTTCCAGATGGGGTTCAGAAATTTCAGTACTTCTTGGTGATAGCTTGTTTGCACAGGCTCTTAAGGTATGTTGTCGGCTGCATCCTGACATTATTAAAAGTGTAGCTCATGGAGTCTGTGTGGTTTGCAGCGGAGAGATTCTTCAGACAAGAAGACGTTTTGATTGGAATTTATTGGAAGAGGAATATTTGAAAATCATTCAAATGAAAACAGGCGAGCTCTTTCGTATTCCTTGTGAACTTGCCGCAAGACTGAATTCGGCTTCCCAATCTATTTCCGAAGCTTTGGGCAGATATGGTCAAGCACTAGGATCTTCCTATCAAATTTATGATGATTGTTTGGATCTTTTCGGAAATGAAGAAAATGTGGGAAAGACATTGGGAACAGATTTAGGAGGGGGGAAGTTGACTTTGCCGATCCTTTATCTGTACCAACAAGGCTCCGAAGAAATGAAAAGAACCATTGTCGAAATTTTTGAAAACGGCGTCTCTGAAGATTGGGAAAAAATTCAATTATGGATCGTAAAGGAAGGAGTTCTCCAAAAGACATTTCAGACGGCTATGAATTTCCTTGAGCAAGGGAAAAAAGAGCTAGATCTCTTACCAGAAAGTGATGAGAAAGAATATTTACTCGATGTGAGCAATATCTTAGGCAAGCATTTAGCAGAACTTGTCAATGCCCAGTCAGCATTATAG
- the rpmH gene encoding 50S ribosomal protein L34, which yields MKRTYQPSKRTRKRQYGFLNRSKTKGGRMILKRRRKKGRWRLVPKNTERKFSRHTSS from the coding sequence ATGAAAAGGACATACCAACCCTCAAAAAGAACAAGAAAAAGACAGTATGGGTTTTTAAATCGCTCAAAGACTAAAGGTGGCAGGATGATATTGAAAAGGAGAAGAAAAAAAGGGAGATGGCGGTTGGTCCCTAAAAACACAGAAAGAAAATTTAGTCGTCACACTTCTTCGTGA
- the rnpA gene encoding ribonuclease P protein component gives MNNKLPRRLIAKKKDEIARFFSHGKKFSSPFFILFLLPREIDSFPKVFFAVSKKIRGAAKRNLIKRRMREIFRQYAPFKLAPYSFGWIAKERILTANFKEMRKDMIELGEKAIHFFSRI, from the coding sequence TTGAACAATAAATTACCACGGCGACTCATTGCTAAAAAAAAAGACGAAATTGCCCGTTTTTTTTCTCATGGGAAAAAGTTTTCTTCTCCTTTTTTTATCCTTTTTCTTTTACCAAGAGAAATCGATTCTTTCCCTAAAGTTTTTTTTGCAGTTTCAAAAAAGATCCGCGGAGCTGCCAAAAGAAACCTTATTAAAAGAAGAATGAGGGAGATATTTAGACAATACGCCCCCTTTAAGCTTGCGCCCTATTCCTTTGGTTGGATCGCAAAAGAGAGGATTTTGACAGCAAATTTTAAAGAAATGAGAAAAGATATGATCGAATTAGGCGAAAAAGCGATACATTTTTTTAGTAGAATATGA
- the yidD gene encoding membrane protein insertion efficiency factor YidD yields the protein MKRIIFFLLSFYRYGLSSIRQTFGIYGVCRYYPTCSQYCKEAVQKHGVIVGLFLASKRLLRCHPWGGKGWDPVPDKVKSLRKKSG from the coding sequence ATGAAAAGAATAATTTTTTTTCTTTTATCCTTTTATCGATACGGCCTAAGTTCGATTCGTCAAACTTTTGGAATTTACGGTGTTTGCCGGTATTATCCAACCTGCTCTCAGTATTGCAAAGAGGCGGTACAGAAACACGGGGTGATAGTAGGGCTATTCCTTGCATCGAAAAGGTTGCTGAGATGTCATCCTTGGGGAGGTAAAGGATGGGATCCTGTTCCCGATAAGGTAAAATCTCTCAGAAAAAAATCAGGATAA